The DNA window GCCGATCCAGATCAACGCCGGCACCGCGATGGGCGAGGCCACCTCCATGCAGGGCGCACTGCCGCTCCTGGTCGGCGCGGGCGGCGAGATCTACAAGGACGGCAAGTGGTCCGGCGCCACCCAGCCGGTCAAGGACATGCTCGACTTCTACGGCAAGGTCTACGGCGGCGGCCTGGGCGACCCGAAGCTCCAGCAGGAGGCCAAGGGCCGCGACAAGTCGTTCGCCGAGTTCGCCGCCGGCAAGATCGGCATCCTCGCCGAGGGCGACTACTTCTGGCGCAGCGTCGTCAACCCGAAAACCGGCATCGCCAAGATGGCCGACCGGGACACCACCGTCGGCTACGCGATGATCCCGGCCAAGCAGCCCGGCGCCGGCATCCGGGGCCAGGACTTCGTCAGCATGTCCGGTGGCGGTGTGCGGACGCTCAACCCCAACTCGAAGTTCCCCTCGCAGGCGTGGGAGCTGCTGTCGTTCATGCACTCGGCCGAGGCGGTCAAGGCCGAACTCGCCGGCGAGGCCCGCATCACCGCGCGGCAGGACGTCAACAAGGAGGTCCTCGCGGGCGACCCGATGCTGAGCTTCGTGACCGAGAAGGTGCTGCCGGTGACCGCGTACCGGCCGCCGCTGGCGGTGTACCCGCAGGTGTCGGTGGCGCTGCAGGAGGCCACCGCCGCCGCCACGGCCGGCAAGAGCGCCGACGAGGCGGCCGCCGAGTACCAGAAGAAGGTCGAAGGGTTCGTCGGTGGTCCAGGTAACGTCACCTCCTGACGAGGTGGTCGAGGGAGTGCGCCCGGTCACGGGCGCCTCCCCGGCCCCCGACGCCGCCGGGCTCGGCCGGGCCCGGGCCACCGGGTTCCTCGTCCCGGCCATGGTGCTCATCCTGGTCTTCCTCGTGGTGCCAGCCGCCTGGACGATCTACCTGGGCGTGACCAACTACCGGCTCACCGGCCTGGCCGCCGCCCACCCCGAGGTCGTCGGCCTGGACAACTACACCCAGGCCCTCGGTGACGAGCGGTTCCGCACCTCCCTGCTGCTGACCCTGCAGTTCGTCCTCGGCTCGGCGGTGATCGGCCAGGCCGGTCTCGGCTTCGCCATCGCGTTCGCGCTGCGCGACCGCCGCGGCCCGCTGCGCCGGGTGGTCGAAGGGTTCGTGCTGCTCTCCTGGATCCTGCCCAGCTCGGTGGTCGCCTTCCTCTGGATCGCCCTGCTCGACCGGGACGCCGGCACGCTCAACGCGCTGCTCGGCATCCCCGGGACGGCCTGGCTGCTGGACCACCCGATGCTGTCGATCATCGTTTTCAACACCTGGCGCGGCACCGCCTTCTCGAT is part of the Micromonospora halotolerans genome and encodes:
- a CDS encoding carbohydrate ABC transporter permease; its protein translation is MVQVTSPPDEVVEGVRPVTGASPAPDAAGLGRARATGFLVPAMVLILVFLVVPAAWTIYLGVTNYRLTGLAAAHPEVVGLDNYTQALGDERFRTSLLLTLQFVLGSAVIGQAGLGFAIAFALRDRRGPLRRVVEGFVLLSWILPSSVVAFLWIALLDRDAGTLNALLGIPGTAWLLDHPMLSIIVFNTWRGTAFSMMLYAAALENVPRSHLETARLAGASTWQQLRDVVFPRIRGHVLTNLLLISLWTFNDFAPFLITAGGPEQRSEILPVYVYKVALSGGELGFGAAISFIMLLINLVIALVYLRMLGRRKEAA
- a CDS encoding extracellular solute-binding protein — its product is MSAKPRRAAGVLAAFTAVALAATACGGSDEPAGKDAKNITLTISANSIVGGKNSAGAEWIEKWVIPKFVEAQKAKGVTAKVTFVPSGVDDEQYKTKLALDLRSKGGADVIAVDGIWVGEFVQAGYLKPLSEVAGDQVESWEGWSQIPETVQGLGSFENKRYAIPLGTDGRVLYYNKKLFARAGLPADWQPKSWQEILDAGAKLKALPGVTPIQINAGTAMGEATSMQGALPLLVGAGGEIYKDGKWSGATQPVKDMLDFYGKVYGGGLGDPKLQQEAKGRDKSFAEFAAGKIGILAEGDYFWRSVVNPKTGIAKMADRDTTVGYAMIPAKQPGAGIRGQDFVSMSGGGVRTLNPNSKFPSQAWELLSFMHSAEAVKAELAGEARITARQDVNKEVLAGDPMLSFVTEKVLPVTAYRPPLAVYPQVSVALQEATAAATAGKSADEAAAEYQKKVEGFVGGPGNVTS